Genomic DNA from Shouchella patagoniensis:
ACACTTTCCGTTTCAATCATGCCCAAATACATAGTAGCTAATCGACGAATCGAGGCTTTCTCATCTTTCAATGCGACTTCAAGCACAGGCAAATCTTTTTCCTTCGGATCCATTTGTTCTAATGTCGCATATCGCTCACGCCAATCATCTACTTGTAACATTTCGATCGTCACTTCTTTAAACCTTGCTGCAAATGCTTCCGCAGCTGCTTTTTCTCCTTTTGCTAATTGCACAAGACTTTCTAAGCGAACAGTTGAATAAGCAGCTTCAAGTTCAGCAGCTACATCTTTTGCAATCGTTTGTAACTCTCCGTAGCGAGCCGACTGTTCTTCCCATTTTCGCTCAAGTACCACATTGTCGTCTGGTAGCTGCGCATTGGAAACAGCCGTCACAAAACGTTCTGGCAACCCGGCGCGTACTTCCTCTTCCCCGTCAGTTACCTTCACTTGCATTGGTATCCCTTTAAACATTTGTACTTGTACTTGTACTTCTCCGAAACCTTCTTGAGGTTCGTTGCTATTTTTTTCATTACCAGGCTCTTCTCCAAATAATTTACGAACTTGTGGTAAAAGGACTTTCCAATCAGCTTTTGGATAACGGTCGACGGCAAGAAAATCGCCTACATGATAGACCGCTTTTATTCCTTCAATCGTAAATAGTTGTTGAATGAACGCAGGAGCATCCTCTTTATTTTTTTCTTGATACGTTGTACTTGTCCCTTCTGCCGCTTCACTCAAGTTTAATTTCATTGTATTAGGGCTAGGTGTTGGTTCAATTGAACGAATATACATATTCATCCTCCTCGAGGCTTTTTCTCATTTAAATACTAACATAGTCCTAGAAGGCATTGCCAGCCGTAGGCGCTTACGTATCAAAAACATTCTATTACCCTTTTATTCTATTCTTCTGTTACAATATGAAAAAGGAGGCATAACAAAAATGAGATTTGCTTTTTTATCTGATATTCATGGAAATGCAACAGCACTTGAAGCCGTACTGAATGATTTGCAATCAAAGCAAATTGACCGAATTTACATACTAGGCGACCTTTGCTTTCGTGGTCCAGAGCCAAAACGTGTTTTAGAACTAGTCCAAGCATCAGGCGCTAAAGTCATTAAAGGTAATGCTGATGAATGGCTTGTTAGAGGGTTTAAAGATGGCGAAGTTCCCGAAGAACGGCTTGAAATGTTTCAAAAAGAACGTGATTGGACACTAGGTCGTCTTGATCAAGCAGACTTAGATTACTTGAAAAACCTTTCGACTGATCTTGTTATAGACGATGGGCAAGATTTAATTGTCCATGCGTTTCATGCGACTCCAAATAACTTATTTGATGTTGTTACTGTTGAAGATACGGAAAAAATCGAGAATGAATTAATGATTCGGGACGAAGCTGACATTTATATTTATGGACATACGCATCATCCTTATATCCGTTCTCTTCACGGAAAAAACATTGTTAATACCGGTAGTGTTGGTATGCCATTTGATGGTCATCCCCTGGCATCGTATACCATCATAGATATTCAAGACGGTAGTCATTCGATTCAACTAAATCGAGTCCCTTATAACCGGGAACATGTAGTCGAAATCTACAAACAAAGTGGCTATCCTAATATTGAAGAAATGGGCGCGGTTATTTATTACGCTGTTCGTCCGAAATAAACGACACCCCAAAAGTTCGAGTGCCAACTTAACTTTTGGGGTTTTTATTTAATTAAATCGGTCAAACCATCCATGATTTCTGTTAACTTTGCTTGTTCACCATACGAATGAACCAGCTCTAACCGTTCATTTAAAAGAATCGTTGTTGGTACGCCTAAACAACCAAAAGAATCGTAAACACGCGTCCCTTCGTCCTTTAGTACTAAAAAGTCGAACCCTTGCTTTTCTAAAAAACCCTGTAAATCAATTGTCCCTTCTCTACCTGTTACATTAATGGTAACAAAACAGAGCTTTGATGCATCCGCGTGTTTGTACAACCGCATTTTTTCTTGCAAATCACGGTTAGAATCTGGACACCAACTTGTCCAAAATGTAAGCATGACTGGGCGACCAGCTGCCTCTTCTTGTAAATTATAAGGATTGTTGCTGTTAACCTCTCTTAATGTAAACGACATAAACAGATACTCCTTTCAAAGAAAAAACCCTTCAATTAAGAAGAGCTTTTTGCACAATGTTCATTATAAGCAAGAGCTAGATTGCGGACAATATCTTCTGGATCTGCACCTTCTATTTCTTCTCTAGGAATAAAATGAACTACTTCATTTCCTTTTAATAATGCCATAGAAGGAGATGATGGCGCATATTCTGGAAACTTCCCACGCATTTGAGCTGTGGCCTCTTTATCCTGTCCAGCAAACACCGTCACTAAGTGGTCTGGTGTATGATTATGTTGTAAAGAATAAATAGCTGATGGACGCGCAAGTCCTGCAGCACAACCACAAACTGAATTAATAAATACTAACGTAGTTCCGTCAGCTTCCCCCATAAACTCATCTACTGATTCAGCTGTTGTTAATTCGTTAAATCCAGCATCCGTTAGTTCTTGACGCATTGGCAGGACAACTTGACGCATATATTCTTCATAAGCCATTGACATCGTTTTCTGCCTCCTTTATTTTCTCGATTATATCCACTACAGAACCAAACGCATAAAAGTGCGTTTGATACTTCCCTTCTCTATAATAAAGCAATGCTGGCACACTTTCAATTTGCATGCTTAACGCGAATGAAGGAGCAAGTTGTATATTTAATTTATAAATAGAGAACTCGTGGTGGCTTTCTTCGATTACGATTAGCATTCTTTCTGCCTGTTTACATGTTCCACAAAACGGTGAATAAACATACAACCAGCCAGTTCCCTTCGATAAAAGGTTCATTTCCAAATCGCCTAATGTCTGTTCAATCATTTTGTGCCCCTCTTGTTTTTGCAAGTTTTAACACAAACAAGTCATAAGCGACTATAGCACCTGGAAATTGTTTCTCGACTTCATGAAGATAAACGTCTTCATTTCTAGAATAACGAGAGGACACATGTGTCAGCACTACTTTTTTTACATTTGCACGTTTTGCTATTCCACAAGCATCAGCAATCGTTGAGTGTCCGTACGCATGCGCATTTCCTTGCTGGTCAGATGCGAATGTCGCTTCATGTACAAGTAAATCTGCATTTGCTGCAAATGAGTCCATCTTTTCAACAGGGGCCGTGTCACCAGCGATCACCACTGTTCGACCAGGAAGAGGCGCATCCACAAAATCTCGACCATCAATCGTTTGGCCATCATCTAGAGTCACACGTTTTCCTTGTTTCAATTGCGCATAGATAGGCCCAGGTGCAATACCAAGTGCCTTTAGTTTCTCAACATGAAGGGCACCAGGTCGCTCTTTTTCTTTAATACGAAAAGCAAAGCTCTCAACAGGATGAATTAACGACAACGTGTCAACTTCGTACCATTCGTTTTCAAATAAAAAGCCTTCTTTTAATTCATCAATGACAAGTTCATATCTTAACTTTGTTTTTGTTGTTTCAAGTGATTGATGAATAAACTCTTTAAGCCCTTTCGGACCATAGATGGTTACAGGAGTCTCTCCCCCTTGAAACGAACGACTACTTAATAGACCAGGTAGTCCTAATAGATGATCCCCATGCAGATGGCTAATAAAGATGGTAGAGATACTAGCAAGAGATAAAGGTGAACGAAGAAACTGGTGTTGAGTTGCTTCTCCACAATCAAAAAGCCACACATCCCCAGCTTCATTCAAAAAACGAAGAGCAAGCGCACTTACATTTCGATGTCTTGCAGGCACACCAGCCCCTGTCCCTAAAAAATG
This window encodes:
- a CDS encoding conserved virulence factor C family protein, which encodes MYIRSIEPTPSPNTMKLNLSEAAEGTSTTYQEKNKEDAPAFIQQLFTIEGIKAVYHVGDFLAVDRYPKADWKVLLPQVRKLFGEEPGNEKNSNEPQEGFGEVQVQVQMFKGIPMQVKVTDGEEEVRAGLPERFVTAVSNAQLPDDNVVLERKWEEQSARYGELQTIAKDVAAELEAAYSTVRLESLVQLAKGEKAAAEAFAARFKEVTIEMLQVDDWRERYATLEQMDPKEKDLPVLEVALKDEKASIRRLATMYLGMIETESVLPLLEKALNDKSVTVRRTAGDCMSDIGSENAIPAMIESLKDESKIVRWRAAMFLYEIGTEEAIPALQEAENDPEFEVALQVKMALERIQGGEEAKGSVWKQMTEARNK
- a CDS encoding metallophosphoesterase family protein; its protein translation is MRFAFLSDIHGNATALEAVLNDLQSKQIDRIYILGDLCFRGPEPKRVLELVQASGAKVIKGNADEWLVRGFKDGEVPEERLEMFQKERDWTLGRLDQADLDYLKNLSTDLVIDDGQDLIVHAFHATPNNLFDVVTVEDTEKIENELMIRDEADIYIYGHTHHPYIRSLHGKNIVNTGSVGMPFDGHPLASYTIIDIQDGSHSIQLNRVPYNREHVVEIYKQSGYPNIEEMGAVIYYAVRPK
- a CDS encoding TlpA disulfide reductase family protein, with protein sequence MSFTLREVNSNNPYNLQEEAAGRPVMLTFWTSWCPDSNRDLQEKMRLYKHADASKLCFVTINVTGREGTIDLQGFLEKQGFDFLVLKDEGTRVYDSFGCLGVPTTILLNERLELVHSYGEQAKLTEIMDGLTDLIK
- a CDS encoding BrxA/BrxB family bacilliredoxin; the protein is MSMAYEEYMRQVVLPMRQELTDAGFNELTTAESVDEFMGEADGTTLVFINSVCGCAAGLARPSAIYSLQHNHTPDHLVTVFAGQDKEATAQMRGKFPEYAPSSPSMALLKGNEVVHFIPREEIEGADPEDIVRNLALAYNEHCAKSSS
- a CDS encoding thioredoxin family protein, which translates into the protein MIEQTLGDLEMNLLSKGTGWLYVYSPFCGTCKQAERMLIVIEESHHEFSIYKLNIQLAPSFALSMQIESVPALLYYREGKYQTHFYAFGSVVDIIEKIKEAENDVNGL
- the rnz gene encoding ribonuclease Z, with amino-acid sequence MEVHFLGTGAGVPARHRNVSALALRFLNEAGDVWLFDCGEATQHQFLRSPLSLASISTIFISHLHGDHLLGLPGLLSSRSFQGGETPVTIYGPKGLKEFIHQSLETTKTKLRYELVIDELKEGFLFENEWYEVDTLSLIHPVESFAFRIKEKERPGALHVEKLKALGIAPGPIYAQLKQGKRVTLDDGQTIDGRDFVDAPLPGRTVVIAGDTAPVEKMDSFAANADLLVHEATFASDQQGNAHAYGHSTIADACGIAKRANVKKVVLTHVSSRYSRNEDVYLHEVEKQFPGAIVAYDLFVLKLAKTRGAQND